From Elusimicrobiota bacterium, the proteins below share one genomic window:
- a CDS encoding WD40 repeat domain-containing protein, with amino-acid sequence MKTIFLCICFLGAYVYSPDNLSGQESLLLKTIKGHSKIIYSVAFSPDGKYIASGGVDNTLKIWRLEDGLCVKTLKGHKSFVNSVAFSPDGKNLASASEDNTVKIWNIEDGSCINTFKGHRDSVWSAAFFPDGKRIASGSTDGTIKIWRVDSRTPDKTLKGHSGYVYSVSISSDGKHIASGSADHTIKIWDVESGGCVRTLEGHRDAVSSVAFSKTGNYLASGSDDGSVKIWRIKDGVCVKTFTGQQQPVLAVAYSPDGTYVFSGAGDNTVNAWHVSDGALTRTFKGHSGSVKSVALSPDGKYLASGSFDKTIKLWLTPWEADSRDKEMQTLDGIEAEKNKNYDIHYEAGLQLLSSPTMSNLKKSIAEFKQALSYKQNISCEEKLNEAVNSLNRKKQEIKRLAATGLEYLLCAFALLAVVWAVFKSKRNARLRKTLPDAIKNETLSGSYENAFKLYTEYKAIGGKPQNLPQQELLELYRGMRALDDLPKEDIPYYFLLSYAVKFVKEGNYKMAVNMLRSGRLSDEFVKPEDYDAFVAIYEEINRPETLLMLKLDPSTFSGLAEAFFKIKNYDCCEKMCGLKKQFYAAKISPRDTELLSACQKAIEEARVLKKDS; translated from the coding sequence ATGAAAACTATTTTTCTATGTATTTGTTTTCTCGGCGCATATGTTTACAGCCCGGATAATCTCTCCGGACAGGAAAGTTTGCTGCTGAAAACCATCAAAGGGCATTCAAAAATAATCTATTCGGTCGCATTTTCACCCGACGGAAAATATATCGCGTCAGGGGGGGTGGATAATACCCTGAAAATTTGGCGTCTGGAAGATGGCTTGTGCGTTAAAACGCTTAAAGGACATAAGAGTTTCGTTAATTCAGTGGCGTTTTCTCCGGATGGGAAAAATCTTGCGTCTGCCAGCGAAGACAATACTGTGAAAATATGGAACATCGAAGACGGTTCCTGTATAAACACATTTAAAGGACACAGGGATTCCGTCTGGTCGGCGGCTTTTTTTCCGGATGGAAAACGAATCGCTTCAGGAAGCACCGATGGCACGATCAAGATCTGGCGGGTTGATTCCAGAACGCCCGACAAAACGCTAAAGGGGCATTCAGGATATGTTTATTCGGTCTCCATCTCGTCCGACGGTAAACACATCGCTTCCGGAAGCGCGGATCACACCATAAAGATCTGGGATGTCGAAAGCGGCGGCTGCGTAAGAACGCTTGAGGGGCACCGCGATGCCGTCAGTTCAGTGGCTTTCTCTAAAACAGGCAATTATCTTGCCTCCGGAAGCGATGACGGCTCTGTTAAGATCTGGCGGATTAAGGACGGTGTGTGCGTAAAAACTTTTACCGGCCAGCAACAGCCGGTTCTTGCCGTCGCGTATTCCCCGGACGGCACTTACGTCTTTTCCGGGGCCGGCGATAACACGGTAAACGCCTGGCATGTTTCCGACGGCGCGCTCACGAGAACGTTTAAAGGGCACAGTGGTTCGGTAAAATCCGTGGCTCTTTCCCCGGATGGGAAATATCTGGCGTCCGGAAGTTTTGATAAAACCATTAAGCTATGGCTGACGCCATGGGAGGCGGACAGCCGCGACAAAGAAATGCAGACACTGGATGGAATAGAAGCCGAGAAAAACAAAAATTACGATATCCACTATGAGGCGGGGCTTCAGCTGTTGTCTTCGCCGACAATGTCGAACCTTAAAAAGTCGATAGCGGAATTTAAACAGGCGCTTTCCTATAAACAAAACATAAGCTGTGAGGAAAAACTTAATGAGGCTGTGAACTCCCTGAACCGAAAGAAACAGGAAATAAAACGACTGGCAGCAACAGGTTTGGAATATTTGCTGTGCGCTTTTGCGCTGCTGGCTGTTGTGTGGGCTGTTTTCAAGTCAAAAAGGAACGCCAGATTAAGGAAGACTTTGCCGGATGCGATAAAAAACGAGACGCTTTCCGGAAGCTATGAAAACGCCTTTAAACTATACACTGAATACAAGGCGATCGGCGGAAAACCGCAGAACCTGCCCCAGCAGGAGCTGCTTGAGCTTTATCGCGGCATGCGGGCTCTTGACGATCTGCCTAAGGAAGATATCCCTTATTATTTTTTATTGTCTTACGCGGTTAAGTTCGTGAAAGAAGGCAATTATAAAATGGCGGTAAACATGTTGCGTTCCGGCCGGCTATCGGACGAGTTTGTAAAACCCGAGGACTATGACGCGTTTGTCGCTATATACGAGGAAATCAACAGGCCGGAAACTCTGCTGATGTTAAAGCTCGATCCTTCCACCTTTTCAGGCCTTGCTGAAGCGTTCTTTAAGATCAAGAACTACGACTGCTGTGAAAAAATGTGCGGTTTAAAAAAACAGTTTTATGCCGCGAAAATTTCACCCAGGGACACGGAACTTCTATCCGCCTGCCAAAAGGCCATAGAAGAAGCCAGGGTGTTGAAGAAAGACTCCTGA
- a CDS encoding MOSC domain-containing protein, with translation MKHLTWNELEAGLDGVRQSPKDEGSLELIVRRPEAGEREVLEEGELNPAEGLVGDNWSKRGSSRTPDGKPDPATQLTIMNSRAAALVAREKNRWQLAGDQLFIDLDLSSGNLPPGTKLVLGSAVIAVSAEPHTGCKQFSEWFGPDAAKFVNSPAGKQLNLRGINARVVKSGTFRVGDVVKKI, from the coding sequence ATGAAACATTTGACCTGGAACGAGCTCGAAGCCGGATTGGACGGGGTCCGGCAGTCGCCCAAAGACGAGGGCTCGCTGGAACTGATAGTCAGACGGCCTGAAGCCGGAGAGCGTGAGGTGTTGGAAGAAGGCGAACTTAATCCGGCGGAAGGGCTTGTGGGGGACAATTGGAGCAAGCGCGGCAGTTCCCGTACACCGGATGGAAAGCCTGATCCCGCGACCCAGCTTACTATCATGAATTCCCGCGCTGCCGCCCTTGTGGCGCGGGAGAAAAACAGATGGCAGCTTGCGGGGGATCAGCTTTTTATAGACCTCGATCTGAGCTCCGGAAATTTACCTCCCGGGACTAAATTAGTTCTCGGCTCGGCAGTGATAGCGGTCAGCGCCGAGCCTCACACAGGCTGTAAACAATTTTCGGAGTGGTTCGGGCCGGATGCGGCGAAGTTCGTTAATTCCCCGGCGGGCAAACAACTCAACCTCCGCGGCATCAATGCCAGGGTCGTTAAATCCGGAACGTTCCGTGTAGGCGATGTGGTTAAAAAAATTTAA
- a CDS encoding ABC transporter ATP-binding protein, giving the protein MDKKTEIPSAAAAEAANVSGARTAVELAGLCKTYSLLFGSKVDALSDVTATLYWNEVVGIAGPNGAGKSTLLSILLGFLGPTGGTALIRGMAPREYVQREGIAYLPELIRIPPKWTVETALRRLGALGSMPRAAMGPRVETVIAELGLGEYRGAPAGRLSKGTLQRLGIAQTLMADSDLMIFDEPSNGLDPVWIPRFRELVRKLRRPGRLILIASHNLDELERLTDRVAILDRGRLQRVVRSGAVVPSASFRLKLGAPCAALKEIFPEAVSVEGRENEYRLEGDAGALNLGLAKLLAAGAVVSAFQPDQSGLERAFRSSVKKPV; this is encoded by the coding sequence ATGGATAAAAAAACTGAAATACCCAGCGCCGCCGCCGCTGAGGCCGCGAACGTCTCAGGCGCCCGGACAGCGGTAGAGTTGGCAGGTTTGTGTAAGACGTATTCCCTGCTTTTCGGGTCTAAGGTCGATGCGCTCTCCGATGTCACAGCAACCCTTTACTGGAACGAGGTGGTCGGTATAGCGGGCCCTAACGGCGCCGGCAAATCCACACTGCTTTCTATCCTGCTGGGGTTCCTCGGTCCAACCGGAGGAACGGCGCTTATACGGGGCATGGCGCCGCGCGAATATGTCCAGAGGGAGGGTATCGCTTATCTCCCCGAACTTATCCGCATACCCCCGAAATGGACCGTGGAAACGGCTTTGCGGCGCCTCGGCGCCCTGGGAAGCATGCCCCGCGCCGCTATGGGGCCGCGCGTGGAGACTGTTATCGCGGAGCTGGGGCTTGGCGAGTACAGGGGAGCGCCGGCGGGGCGTTTATCCAAAGGCACCCTGCAAAGGCTTGGCATAGCCCAAACGCTCATGGCCGACAGCGACCTTATGATCTTTGACGAACCGTCAAACGGTCTGGACCCCGTGTGGATACCGCGCTTTCGGGAGCTGGTGCGCAAGCTGCGCCGTCCCGGGCGCCTGATCCTTATCGCCTCGCACAACCTGGACGAGTTGGAACGCCTCACGGACCGGGTCGCTATCCTTGACCGCGGCCGCCTGCAGCGCGTAGTGCGGTCCGGAGCCGTCGTTCCCTCGGCTTCGTTCCGGCTGAAGCTTGGGGCGCCTTGCGCGGCGCTCAAAGAAATATTTCCCGAAGCCGTGTCAGTGGAAGGGCGGGAGAACGAGTACAGGCTTGAAGGGGATGCAGGCGCCCTGAACCTCGGGCTGGCAAAATTACTGGCGGCCGGCGCCGTTGTTTCCGCGTTCCAGCCGGACCAAAGCGGCCTTGAGCGCGCCTTCCGTTCATCTGTAAAAAAACCAGTATGA
- a CDS encoding C40 family peptidase encodes MILFRAKVFKCFRLSAGLLFFAAAAQARSIADARNEVVHETLRYLNVPYLWGGMHPKTGLDCSAFVQLVYRTADLHVPRVARDQFDETLYLKPAGVLPGDLLFFSMKNPGTAKVDHVGIYVGKGFFVHASVTNGIHIDSITNPYYFQRLVSLRKYRGF; translated from the coding sequence ATGATACTGTTCCGCGCCAAAGTTTTTAAGTGTTTCCGGCTGTCTGCCGGCCTGTTATTCTTTGCGGCGGCGGCGCAGGCCAGGTCCATTGCCGACGCCAGAAATGAGGTCGTTCACGAGACGCTGAGATATCTGAACGTGCCCTATTTATGGGGAGGCATGCACCCGAAGACCGGGTTGGACTGCTCGGCATTCGTCCAACTGGTATACCGTACGGCGGACCTGCACGTGCCCCGCGTTGCCCGTGATCAGTTTGACGAGACCCTGTATTTGAAGCCTGCCGGCGTACTGCCGGGCGATCTGCTTTTCTTCTCGATGAAGAATCCCGGAACGGCAAAAGTGGATCACGTGGGCATTTATGTCGGGAAGGGCTTTTTTGTGCATGCCTCCGTTACTAACGGAATTCACATAGACTCTATTACAAACCCGTACTACTTCCAGCGTCTGGTCAGCCTCAGAAAATACCGCGGATTTTAG
- a CDS encoding protease inhibitor I42 family protein translates to MKKLIAAMFIAISAGTFALAQETGNGAKIAAPNLPAYFDESAAGKVFAVPVDGTIEIRLAENPATGYMWSADKPDTRIFQIVSDEFVAAKGVRVFKLKCLRMGSAVLKFAYTRPWEENVNPAKTFHMKFEVVQF, encoded by the coding sequence ATGAAGAAACTGATAGCTGCGATGTTTATAGCCATATCCGCCGGGACGTTTGCCCTGGCGCAGGAGACGGGAAATGGAGCGAAAATAGCGGCGCCGAATCTCCCCGCGTATTTTGACGAGAGCGCGGCCGGCAAAGTGTTTGCGGTGCCGGTTGACGGCACGATAGAAATCCGGCTTGCCGAAAATCCAGCCACGGGATATATGTGGTCTGCGGATAAGCCCGATACACGGATTTTTCAGATCGTTTCAGATGAATTCGTTGCCGCGAAGGGTGTTCGTGTGTTCAAACTAAAATGCCTGCGGATGGGCAGTGCGGTACTAAAATTCGCCTATACGCGGCCCTGGGAGGAAAATGTGAACCCGGCGAAAACATTTCACATGAAGTTCGAGGTCGTGCAATTCTAG
- a CDS encoding response regulator has protein sequence MGNKILIVDDDPDIPNALRGVLEPLGHQVEICANGQEALDTLQSYKPDLVIMDVMLPGIDGYSLVITISDSVGFNRLPIIVISGLDSSKVMFERFPQVAAFFTKPFHMDDFTEAVKTALAKKE, from the coding sequence ATGGGAAACAAAATACTTATTGTGGATGACGACCCTGATATTCCGAACGCGCTGCGGGGAGTTTTGGAACCGCTTGGACATCAGGTGGAAATCTGCGCCAACGGACAAGAAGCGCTTGACACTCTGCAGTCCTATAAACCCGACCTGGTAATAATGGATGTAATGCTGCCGGGAATAGACGGCTATTCGCTGGTCATTACAATTTCCGACAGTGTGGGATTCAACCGTCTGCCTATCATAGTGATATCCGGTCTGGACTCCTCAAAGGTAATGTTTGAGCGTTTCCCGCAGGTGGCCGCTTTCTTTACCAAACCCTTCCACATGGACGACTTCACGGAAGCGGTAAAAACCGCACTGGCAAAAAAAGAATAA
- a CDS encoding diacylglycerol kinase family protein yields MTNNTQFGVAGRVRSVFHAVNGLSLMLKSQHNARIHAFFTIAVIVSGFCFHLGNCEWCVIILAIAAVWAAEAFNTAIESLVNLASPEFHPLAGRAKDIAAGAVLISAIGSAAAGLVIFGPYFRALFIRVE; encoded by the coding sequence ATGACTAACAACACGCAGTTTGGAGTTGCCGGACGGGTTAGAAGCGTTTTTCATGCCGTTAACGGCTTATCGCTTATGCTGAAATCCCAGCATAACGCCCGGATCCACGCCTTCTTTACGATTGCCGTTATTGTTTCAGGTTTCTGCTTCCATCTCGGCAATTGCGAGTGGTGCGTGATTATTCTGGCCATTGCCGCCGTATGGGCCGCCGAGGCTTTCAATACGGCCATTGAATCACTTGTGAATCTGGCTTCTCCCGAGTTCCATCCGCTGGCAGGCAGAGCTAAAGATATCGCCGCCGGAGCTGTGTTGATTTCCGCCATCGGTTCGGCGGCAGCGGGCCTTGTCATATTCGGCCCTTATTTCCGGGCGTTGTTTATACGGGTTGAATAG
- a CDS encoding AMP-binding protein → MDGELKKSGKGGFSRPAVGAAGADLPLPVFLNSDRYFFYALLAAAIFAMLCAYLQFNLIPYGIERFHLSPGLAACLAFLSALGIGCGKFCSDRLSGRDIEFGVVPAGAFLLAFSMSALDFLPPRLQLAAPVIALAGLGAGLFMAPIDSYLLRRAAGDAPTASVAARVGLAGALLGAGFALLNYALGFSAGRGFLVMGFVTLAPAAASLKLMPDFLLRFIALVLTRGLYKIRVSGLENIPLEGPALLVCNHISYMDPLLLIATQRRRLRFIMTREIYQGWSFITPIFRIFGCIPIEMTDPPKKIVASLQAARKAMDDGFLVVIFAEGAVTRTGMLREFRQGFTKIMKNSAYPIIPVYIGGAWGTLTSYYHGRFVKQWKGWFRCEVSVIFGRPMPAASGAGEVRLAVMELSCDYFKERKSARVSLGREFISIARANWDRVILSDSSGVKLTYGALLTGALELTAAIEERTKGCENVGLLLPPSVAAALMNLAVTLAGKIPVNLNYKVSKEALGAAIEECGIRSVITSRVFPGDTGVPLSEDQALYLEDLLPGAGKEPGDFSGIKARVSPASRLLKEKAFDPGDTAAILFTSGSTGAPKGVMLSHHNILSNIESLRIVFALTGKDRMCSALPFFHSLGYTASFWYPLLSVVPVVYHHNPLDAGTMVRLVRERGATMLFATPALLRLYTRKAKKEDLSTLRHVIVGAEKLKASLAEAFRAKFGLRPLEGYGSAELSPVAALSVQHADFDKEFQTGWKEGSAGLPLPGVAMKVVDFKTGGPAAPGSEGHLLVKGPNVMKGYLNRPELSAEALKDGWYRTGDVARVDEEGFVTIEDRLSRFTEIAGEMVPHLALEEALQDGLGLEKRVVGVSSAPDGHGGERLAVLYTSRAGDAQKLRSIIAASSLPDSWKPRHASYYKVDTIPLTGGRLDLKALKQKALELTGADNLKK, encoded by the coding sequence ATGGACGGAGAGTTGAAAAAGTCCGGGAAAGGCGGATTCAGCCGGCCAGCCGTAGGTGCGGCGGGCGCTGACTTGCCGTTGCCCGTCTTTTTGAATAGCGACAGGTATTTTTTCTACGCCTTGCTTGCCGCGGCAATTTTCGCCATGCTTTGCGCTTACCTGCAGTTCAATCTAATCCCTTACGGCATAGAGCGGTTTCACTTAAGCCCCGGGCTTGCCGCCTGTCTGGCTTTCCTGTCGGCGCTGGGCATTGGCTGCGGCAAATTCTGCTCTGACCGGCTTTCCGGCCGTGATATAGAGTTCGGCGTTGTACCGGCGGGAGCTTTCTTGCTGGCGTTTTCCATGTCGGCTTTGGATTTCCTGCCGCCGCGTCTTCAACTGGCGGCGCCTGTGATAGCGCTTGCCGGTTTGGGAGCCGGGCTTTTCATGGCGCCCATAGACAGCTATCTACTGCGCCGCGCCGCCGGCGATGCGCCTACCGCGTCCGTCGCCGCGCGCGTGGGGCTGGCCGGCGCGCTTTTAGGCGCGGGTTTTGCCCTTCTTAATTATGCCCTTGGTTTTAGCGCCGGGCGGGGGTTCCTGGTTATGGGCTTTGTTACGCTGGCGCCCGCGGCGGCTTCCCTTAAGCTTATGCCGGATTTCCTGCTCAGGTTTATAGCCCTGGTTTTAACGCGCGGTTTATACAAGATACGGGTAAGCGGCCTTGAGAACATTCCGCTGGAAGGCCCTGCGCTGCTCGTATGCAACCATATCTCTTACATGGATCCGCTGCTTTTAATAGCCACCCAGCGGCGCCGTCTGCGTTTCATCATGACGCGGGAGATCTACCAGGGCTGGTCTTTCATCACGCCCATCTTCCGGATTTTCGGCTGCATACCCATAGAGATGACGGATCCCCCCAAGAAAATAGTGGCGTCTCTTCAGGCGGCGCGTAAGGCCATGGACGACGGTTTCCTGGTGGTCATCTTTGCCGAGGGAGCGGTTACGCGCACCGGGATGCTAAGGGAGTTCCGCCAGGGTTTTACAAAAATAATGAAGAACAGCGCCTATCCCATTATCCCGGTGTATATCGGCGGAGCGTGGGGTACTCTCACCAGCTATTATCACGGGCGGTTCGTAAAACAATGGAAAGGCTGGTTCCGCTGCGAAGTATCGGTCATATTCGGCCGGCCCATGCCCGCCGCTTCAGGCGCTGGTGAAGTGCGCCTGGCGGTCATGGAGCTTTCCTGCGACTATTTCAAAGAAAGGAAATCCGCCCGCGTAAGCCTGGGCCGCGAGTTTATCAGTATCGCGCGCGCGAACTGGGACCGCGTTATATTAAGCGACAGTTCGGGCGTAAAACTGACCTACGGCGCCCTGCTCACAGGCGCCCTTGAACTGACCGCGGCTATAGAGGAAAGGACCAAGGGCTGTGAGAATGTCGGCCTGCTCCTGCCGCCGTCTGTCGCGGCGGCGCTGATGAACCTGGCCGTGACTTTGGCGGGAAAGATCCCCGTCAACCTGAATTACAAGGTTTCAAAAGAAGCTCTTGGCGCGGCTATAGAGGAATGCGGTATACGGTCCGTGATAACTTCCCGGGTTTTCCCGGGGGATACCGGCGTCCCGCTCAGCGAGGACCAGGCCTTATATCTTGAAGACCTTCTTCCGGGCGCCGGTAAAGAGCCGGGAGATTTTTCCGGAATAAAAGCCAGGGTGTCGCCCGCTTCCAGGCTCCTGAAAGAAAAGGCGTTTGACCCGGGCGACACGGCCGCCATACTATTCACTTCCGGTTCCACCGGCGCGCCCAAGGGAGTAATGCTGAGCCATCACAATATACTTTCAAATATAGAATCCCTGCGCATTGTTTTCGCTCTGACGGGAAAAGACCGTATGTGCTCGGCTCTGCCTTTCTTCCACTCGCTCGGTTACACGGCTTCTTTCTGGTATCCCCTGCTAAGCGTTGTGCCTGTTGTTTATCACCATAACCCGCTTGACGCCGGGACTATGGTCCGGCTGGTGCGTGAGCGCGGTGCCACCATGCTTTTTGCCACCCCGGCGCTTCTGCGCCTTTACACCCGCAAAGCGAAAAAAGAGGATTTATCAACGCTGCGGCATGTAATAGTGGGGGCGGAGAAGCTTAAGGCATCGCTTGCCGAAGCGTTCAGGGCAAAATTCGGCCTGCGCCCGCTTGAGGGCTACGGCTCCGCCGAACTGTCGCCCGTAGCGGCTTTGTCGGTGCAGCATGCCGACTTTGACAAGGAGTTTCAGACGGGCTGGAAAGAAGGCAGCGCGGGCCTGCCTTTGCCCGGCGTGGCTATGAAAGTTGTGGATTTTAAGACCGGCGGGCCCGCGGCGCCGGGCAGTGAGGGGCATTTGCTGGTGAAAGGGCCCAATGTTATGAAAGGCTATTTGAACCGTCCTGAACTCAGCGCTGAAGCGCTTAAGGACGGCTGGTACAGGACTGGGGATGTCGCCCGTGTGGACGAGGAAGGCTTTGTAACGATAGAGGACCGCTTATCCCGCTTTACTGAGATCGCGGGTGAAATGGTGCCGCACCTGGCGCTTGAGGAAGCGCTGCAGGACGGGCTTGGCCTGGAGAAGCGGGTGGTGGGGGTCAGTTCGGCTCCGGACGGCCACGGCGGAGAGCGGCTGGCTGTGTTGTATACCTCCAGAGCCGGAGACGCCCAAAAATTGCGTTCTATAATTGCCGCAAGCTCTCTGCCGGATTCCTGGAAGCCGCGGCACGCCAGCTATTACAAAGTTGACACCATACCTCTTACAGGCGGCCGGCTGGATCTGAAAGCCCTTAAACAAAAAGCCCTGGAACTGACAGGCGCAGACAACCTGAAAAAGTAG
- the add gene encoding adenosine deaminase, with protein MEETKSGLEEKIKEMPKAELHRHLEGCVRVPTIIKLARQYGLKLPTFDAGELAKTAKLHAPMNSLAAVLKMFEIVQSVFVSYTALEEITFQALEDAYKNENIKLLELRYSPDFMLQGKDLDWQKSLEVMRGVVEKFEKANAFVGGIIVIASRSYGMNSVLKTIDFAVKNKAGIIGFDLADNEIDYPSRIYREAVKKLRQAGIPLTVHSGEEGKYTQVIETIEALCPRRIGHGVKAADDPSGRAMRLIKENAITIEANPYSNYLTHAVDSLEAHPLKKFIESGLSVCIGADDPEILDTSLNKEYRLCVEKMGLSFRDLDYTIKCALNGSFLNRDKKQQAADFLR; from the coding sequence ATGGAAGAAACCAAAAGCGGACTTGAAGAAAAAATAAAAGAAATGCCTAAGGCGGAGCTGCACCGGCACCTTGAGGGCTGCGTGCGCGTACCCACTATAATAAAACTGGCACGCCAATATGGCCTTAAACTGCCCACTTTTGATGCAGGGGAACTTGCCAAAACAGCCAAACTCCACGCCCCCATGAATTCTTTGGCCGCCGTGCTAAAGATGTTCGAAATAGTTCAGTCGGTTTTTGTTTCCTATACGGCGCTCGAAGAGATAACTTTCCAGGCGCTTGAAGACGCTTATAAAAATGAGAATATAAAGCTTCTGGAATTGCGCTATAGCCCCGATTTTATGCTTCAAGGAAAGGATCTGGACTGGCAGAAGTCTTTGGAGGTCATGCGCGGGGTAGTGGAAAAATTTGAAAAGGCCAACGCTTTCGTCGGCGGGATAATCGTTATCGCTTCCCGGAGCTATGGCATGAATTCGGTGCTTAAAACAATTGATTTTGCCGTTAAGAACAAAGCCGGCATAATAGGTTTTGACCTGGCGGATAACGAAATAGATTATCCCTCCCGCATATACAGGGAAGCCGTAAAAAAACTCCGACAGGCCGGAATACCGCTTACGGTGCATTCCGGCGAGGAGGGAAAGTACACGCAGGTAATAGAGACTATCGAAGCGCTGTGTCCCCGGCGCATCGGCCACGGAGTTAAAGCGGCCGACGACCCTTCCGGCCGCGCGATGCGGCTTATAAAAGAAAACGCCATAACCATCGAGGCTAACCCGTACAGTAATTATCTTACCCATGCCGTAGATTCACTTGAAGCTCATCCGCTGAAAAAATTTATCGAATCCGGCTTAAGCGTATGTATCGGCGCCGACGACCCTGAAATACTGGATACCAGCCTTAATAAAGAATATCGTTTATGCGTGGAAAAAATGGGCCTTTCATTTAGGGACCTTGATTACACCATAAAATGCGCCCTGAACGGTTCCTTTCTTAACCGGGATAAAAAACAGCAGGCTGCGGATTTTCTCCGCTAA
- a CDS encoding ornithine--oxo-acid transaminase, translating into METNQTLSTESQNCLEMIETYGANNYHPLPIIIAQGKGVWVKDLEGRRYMDMLSAYSALNHGHRHPKVIKSLTTQAKKVTLTSRAFNNDQIGPFFKELCEFTGYEMTLPMNTGAEAVETALKAARKWGYKVKGVPEGQAEIIVCSNNFHGRTVTIVSFSTEPQYKDGFGPFTPGFKVVPYGNLEELKAAVTPNTVAFLVEPIQGEAGIIVPPAGYLKAAYDICKASRVLFVADEIQTGFGRTGKKFCCEHEGVKPDMMILGKALGGGVMPISAVVSSKEVLGVFNPGDHGSTFGGNPLACAVARAALKVLTEENLVENSREIGEYFMDKLRSIKGPNIKEVRGKGLLIGVELNGPARPFCEQLMNLGLLAKETHDHVIRFAPPLIITKKEIDWAFRRIKKVLRK; encoded by the coding sequence ATGGAAACCAATCAAACACTTAGCACGGAGTCCCAGAACTGTCTTGAAATGATCGAAACTTATGGGGCCAACAATTATCACCCTCTGCCGATAATAATCGCGCAGGGAAAAGGCGTGTGGGTTAAAGATCTGGAAGGCCGCAGATATATGGACATGTTAAGCGCCTATTCGGCTCTTAACCACGGCCACAGGCATCCGAAAGTGATCAAGTCGCTCACCACGCAGGCTAAAAAGGTCACGCTCACTTCGCGAGCTTTCAATAACGACCAGATAGGGCCGTTTTTTAAAGAGCTTTGTGAATTTACCGGCTATGAAATGACTCTGCCCATGAACACCGGCGCTGAAGCCGTTGAGACCGCCCTCAAGGCGGCGCGCAAATGGGGTTACAAAGTAAAGGGCGTGCCGGAAGGCCAGGCCGAGATAATAGTCTGCTCCAATAATTTCCATGGCCGCACCGTGACCATAGTGTCTTTTTCCACCGAGCCGCAGTACAAGGATGGTTTTGGGCCGTTCACTCCCGGCTTTAAGGTAGTGCCCTACGGCAACCTTGAAGAGTTAAAAGCCGCCGTAACGCCTAATACCGTGGCTTTCCTGGTGGAACCGATACAGGGCGAGGCGGGCATAATAGTGCCGCCGGCGGGCTACCTGAAAGCCGCCTACGATATCTGCAAAGCCAGCAGGGTCCTTTTCGTGGCCGATGAAATACAGACCGGTTTCGGCCGCACCGGAAAAAAATTCTGCTGCGAGCACGAGGGCGTGAAGCCGGACATGATGATACTCGGCAAGGCGCTCGGCGGGGGGGTAATGCCCATTTCCGCCGTGGTGTCCTCCAAAGAAGTTCTGGGCGTGTTCAACCCGGGGGACCACGGAAGCACTTTCGGAGGCAATCCGCTGGCCTGCGCGGTGGCCCGGGCCGCCTTAAAAGTTCTAACCGAGGAAAACCTGGTTGAAAATTCACGCGAGATCGGCGAATATTTCATGGACAAATTACGCTCCATAAAAGGCCCGAACATAAAAGAAGTACGCGGCAAAGGCCTGCTTATAGGCGTTGAACTTAACGGTCCCGCCAGGCCCTTTTGCGAGCAGCTTATGAACCTTGGCCTGCTTGCCAAAGAAACGCATGACCATGTGATCCGCTTCGCTCCGCCGCTGATCATCACGAAGAAAGAGATCGACTGGGCTTTCAGGCGGATAAAGAAAGTGCTGCGTAAATAA